A window of Helicobacter anatolicus contains these coding sequences:
- a CDS encoding site-specific DNA-methyltransferase has product MKSMCFFQKRLCKILNLSKKVMGGGEQHNSLLLDTNPLLDSVESNLIAKSTNNKQSLESNLSLALTNSPNLLIKGNNLLALHSLKSKYAKQVKLIYIDPPYNTGNDSFNYNDRFNHSTWLTFMKNRLEVAKEFLKDDGVIFVQCDDNEQAYLKVLMDEIFGRENFVGDFIRKTKSTTNDAKTGINIQHENCLCFAKDKSKICLLGGQKDLSKYKNPDNDPNGAWISDNPSAKSGNIETGYFAVENPYTGKIDYPPDGRFWIFSKNTMQKHIDEGRICFKKEHREDERGFIYKRYLKDLKTTLKTFDTLEFANNEYMNQVATKEAIPLGFVENFKYPKPESLLKRIIEVSTNSNDLIMDFFAGSGTTLAVAHKMHRRYIGIEQMDYIESITKERLKKVIDGEQGGISKAVKWSGGGSFIYAELMPLNALYKEKIENSKDEKELEKIYQDLESKAFLDYRVDLEDVIKDKDFKDLDLENKKEVLKLILDSNMDYLPYEEIKDMTYQVSQEVIALNEKFYGDKQC; this is encoded by the coding sequence ATGAAATCGATGTGCTTTTTTCAAAAAAGGCTTTGCAAAATTTTGAATTTATCCAAAAAAGTGATGGGGGGGGGGGAGCAACACAATAGCCTTTTATTAGATACTAATCCCCTATTAGATTCTGTAGAATCTAACTTAATTGCAAAATCTACTAACAATAAGCAAAGTTTAGAATCTAACTTAAGCTTAGCACTTACTAACTCACCCAACCTCCTTATAAAAGGAAATAATCTCCTAGCCTTACATTCTCTAAAAAGTAAATACGCCAAACAAGTTAAACTTATTTATATTGATCCACCCTATAACACTGGCAATGATAGCTTTAATTACAATGATAGATTCAATCATTCTACTTGGCTTACCTTTATGAAAAATCGCCTTGAAGTAGCCAAAGAATTTTTAAAAGATGATGGAGTGATATTTGTACAATGTGATGATAATGAACAAGCTTACCTTAAGGTGTTGATGGATGAAATTTTTGGGAGGGAGAATTTTGTGGGAGATTTTATACGAAAAACAAAATCGACAACAAATGATGCTAAAACGGGCATTAATATTCAGCATGAAAACTGTTTGTGTTTTGCAAAAGATAAATCAAAAATTTGCTTATTAGGTGGTCAAAAAGATTTAAGTAAATATAAAAATCCAGATAACGATCCAAATGGCGCTTGGATCAGCGATAATCCAAGTGCAAAAAGTGGCAATATAGAGACAGGTTATTTCGCAGTAGAAAATCCCTATACAGGAAAAATTGACTATCCGCCAGATGGGAGATTTTGGATTTTTTCAAAAAATACAATGCAAAAACATATTGATGAGGGGCGAATTTGCTTTAAAAAAGAGCATAGAGAAGATGAAAGAGGATTTATTTATAAAAGATATTTAAAGGATTTAAAAACAACATTAAAAACTTTTGATACTTTAGAATTTGCAAACAATGAATATATGAATCAAGTAGCTACAAAAGAAGCTATTCCATTAGGATTTGTAGAGAATTTTAAATATCCTAAACCAGAATCTCTATTAAAAAGAATTATAGAAGTAAGCACAAACTCTAACGACCTCATTATGGATTTTTTTGCAGGTAGCGGGACTACATTAGCAGTGGCTCATAAGATGCATAGAAGATATATAGGGATTGAACAAATGGACTATATAGAATCTATTACCAAAGAAAGACTTAAAAAAGTAATAGATGGAGAGCAAGGAGGAATCTCTAAAGCAGTGAAATGGAGCGGTGGAGGAAGCTTTATCTATGCAGAGCTAATGCCTTTAAATGCCCTCTATAAAGAAAAAATAGAAAACTCAAAAGATGAAAAAGAGCTAGAAAAAATCTATCAAGATTTAGAATCTAAAGCATTTTTAGATTATCGAGTGGATTTAGAAGATGTAATTAAAGATAAAGATTTTAAAGATCTAGATTTAGAGAATAAAAAAGAAGTCTTAAAGCTTATTTTAGATTCTAATATGGACTATCTCCCTTATGAAGAGATCAAAGATATGACTTACCAAGTCTCTCAAGAAGTGATCGCTTTGAATGAAAAATTTTATGGGGATAAGCAATGCTAA
- a CDS encoding META domain-containing protein — MLNIFQGNFDRNEWELEKIVVENKEYKGLRGMKNKALEMLNTKDSENKDLNVLDTKEEQQEKKSSLKGEKFDDESFAPYEGQTPIGVGELQELAQNDNISTWSFDPTQNKIYGIAGCNHYSADYTWRDADNIEIYGVNVTRKLCTPFVVMNFEIRFSRLLKGVFFVEKKGKNAMILRNQDVMIYLKSK, encoded by the coding sequence TTGTTAAATATTTTTCAAGGCAATTTTGATCGCAATGAGTGGGAGTTGGAAAAAATTGTAGTTGAAAATAAGGAATATAAAGGCTTGCGGGGAATGAAAAATAAAGCTTTAGAAATGCTTAATACAAAAGATTCTGAAAATAAAGATCTTAATGTGTTGGATACAAAAGAGGAGCAGCAAGAAAAAAAATCTAGTTTAAAGGGTGAAAAATTTGATGATGAAAGTTTTGCTCCTTATGAAGGACAAACGCCAATTGGTGTTGGTGAATTGCAGGAGTTAGCACAAAATGACAATATTTCTACCTGGAGTTTTGATCCTACACAAAATAAGATTTATGGCATTGCAGGGTGTAATCATTATTCTGCAGATTATACCTGGAGAGATGCGGATAATATAGAGATTTATGGAGTAAATGTTACAAGAAAGCTTTGCACGCCTTTTGTGGTGATGAATTTTGAAATACGCTTTTCACGACTTTTAAAGGGTGTATTTTTTGTAGAAAAAAAAGGTAAAAATGCTATGATTTTGAGAAATCAAGATGTGATGATTTATTTAAAGAGTAAATGA
- a CDS encoding IMPACT family protein: protein MKKIVQEVCSSNEIKKSIFLGFLLPYTNFVTKMQKLKDKHPKAVHFVYAYRIYEDGKVIERFSDDGEPKGSSGMPVLNVLRGRDLVDCAAIVVRYFGGTLLGVGGLVRAYTQSVVDCIKEAEKSLLLDEFLLEESCEICCQYALLGKVEYLAKKLALRMEKKTFEADGVVIVLMGERKGLDIFRQEFSTMQFNL, encoded by the coding sequence ATGAAAAAAATAGTGCAAGAAGTTTGTTCTTCTAATGAAATTAAAAAATCTATATTCTTGGGATTTTTATTGCCCTATACAAATTTTGTAACCAAAATGCAAAAATTAAAAGATAAACATCCAAAGGCAGTGCATTTTGTGTATGCGTATCGTATTTATGAAGATGGGAAAGTTATTGAGCGATTTAGCGATGATGGAGAACCAAAGGGGAGTTCAGGAATGCCAGTTTTAAATGTATTGCGTGGTAGAGATTTAGTAGATTGTGCTGCGATTGTTGTGCGGTATTTTGGAGGGACTTTGCTTGGTGTGGGAGGACTTGTGCGTGCTTATACTCAAAGTGTGGTAGATTGTATTAAAGAAGCGGAAAAATCTTTATTGTTAGATGAGTTTTTGTTAGAGGAGAGCTGTGAAATTTGTTGTCAATATGCTTTGTTAGGTAAAGTAGAGTATTTGGCAAAAAAATTAGCTTTGCGAATGGAGAAAAAAACTTTTGAAGCAGATGGAGTCGTGATAGTTTTGATGGGAGAGAGGAAGGGGCTTGATATTTTTAGACAAGAATTTTCTACAATGCAATTTAATTTATAA
- the hemJ gene encoding protoporphyrinogen oxidase HemJ, translating into MEIIQFFNYVKVFHILSVISWMAALFYLPRLFVYHSENFENENFVEVVKIQERKLFNGIATPAMVMSILSGITMIFLQPELFKTGMWIHIKLLFVILLLVFHFSCLYYLKKFMRDIRVASGRFFRFYNEIPTILLVVIVVCVVLRF; encoded by the coding sequence ATGGAGATTATACAATTTTTTAACTATGTAAAGGTTTTTCATATTTTATCTGTGATTTCTTGGATGGCAGCACTTTTTTATCTTCCACGACTTTTTGTTTATCATAGCGAAAATTTTGAAAATGAAAATTTTGTAGAAGTGGTAAAAATACAAGAGCGTAAGCTTTTTAATGGTATTGCTACTCCTGCTATGGTGATGAGTATTTTGAGTGGAATCACGATGATTTTTTTACAGCCAGAGTTGTTTAAAACAGGAATGTGGATTCACATAAAATTACTTTTTGTGATTTTGTTGCTAGTTTTTCATTTTTCTTGTCTATATTATCTTAAAAAATTTATGCGTGATATACGGGTAGCAAGTGGTAGGTTTTTTCGTTTTTATAATGAGATTCCTACAATTTTACTTGTTGTGATTGTTGTGTGTGTTGTATTGCGTTTTTGA
- the argH gene encoding argininosuccinate lyase: MAKLWGGRFNKESSKLLEQFNASLPFDYKLWHYDILGSKTHAKMLNKIGILMDEEYQKIIEGLECIAKKIKAGNFVFDIADEDIHMAIEKALIEEIGEVGKKLHTARSRNDQVALDFRMYVLDSNRQIQELIKKLMHTLLEIASKHTEDIMPGMTHLQHAQPINFGFHLVAWCANLKRDLERLSDSYKRNNYLPLGSGAMAGTPYKNDRVMMAKELGFIAPTLNAMDSVSDRDFALDLLYDLSVLMMHISRMAEELVLWSSYEFRFIRLSDDYATGSSIMPQKKNPDVPELLRGKSGRVFGNLMGLLVVMKGLPFAYNKDTQEDKEGVFDSVETLKISLEILNAMLENMEVCQENMLKMAQIGHLSATDLADFLVRECGIAFREAHHITGRVVAYAEQKGVDISLLDEEEILSIDSRIKSGVKEVLCLHASMNARDSLGGTATTQTREQILQLQQFLMDK; the protein is encoded by the coding sequence ATGGCAAAGTTATGGGGTGGAAGATTTAATAAAGAAAGTTCAAAGTTACTAGAGCAGTTTAATGCATCTTTGCCTTTTGATTATAAATTGTGGCATTATGATATTTTAGGGTCCAAGACACATGCAAAAATGTTAAATAAAATTGGGATCTTGATGGATGAGGAATATCAAAAAATTATAGAAGGGTTGGAATGTATCGCAAAAAAAATTAAAGCAGGGAATTTTGTATTTGATATTGCAGATGAAGATATTCATATGGCAATCGAAAAGGCTTTAATTGAAGAAATTGGAGAGGTGGGCAAAAAATTACACACCGCAAGAAGTCGCAATGATCAAGTGGCTTTAGATTTCAGAATGTATGTTTTGGATTCTAATCGTCAAATTCAAGAACTTATCAAAAAGTTAATGCATACACTTTTAGAAATTGCAAGTAAGCACACAGAAGATATTATGCCTGGTATGACACATTTGCAGCATGCTCAACCTATAAATTTTGGATTCCATCTTGTAGCATGGTGTGCAAATCTAAAAAGAGATTTAGAGCGTTTGTCTGATAGTTATAAGCGTAATAATTATTTACCACTTGGTTCTGGTGCTATGGCAGGTACACCTTATAAAAATGATCGCGTGATGATGGCAAAGGAATTGGGATTTATTGCTCCTACTTTGAATGCAATGGATAGCGTGAGCGATAGGGATTTTGCATTAGATTTATTGTATGATCTTTCTGTGTTGATGATGCATATTTCACGCATGGCAGAGGAGCTTGTGCTTTGGAGTAGTTATGAATTTAGATTTATTAGACTTTCTGATGATTATGCTACAGGAAGTTCGATTATGCCACAGAAAAAAAATCCTGATGTGCCAGAATTATTAAGAGGAAAAAGCGGAAGAGTTTTTGGAAATTTGATGGGGCTTTTGGTAGTAATGAAAGGATTGCCATTTGCCTATAATAAGGATACGCAAGAGGATAAAGAAGGGGTGTTTGATAGCGTAGAGACTTTGAAAATTTCTTTGGAAATTTTAAATGCAATGTTAGAAAATATGGAAGTGTGTCAAGAAAATATGTTAAAAATGGCACAAATTGGACATTTGAGTGCTACAGATTTGGCGGATTTTTTGGTGCGAGAATGTGGTATTGCTTTTAGAGAGGCACACCATATTACAGGTAGGGTAGTGGCTTATGCAGAGCAGAAAGGTGTAGATATTTCTTTGTTAGATGAAGAAGAGATTTTATCAATTGATTCTAGAATTAAAAGTGGAGTTAAAGAGGTGCTTTGTTTGCATGCATCAATGAATGCAAGAGATTCTTTGGGAGGAACGGCAACTACGCAAACAAGAGAGCAAATTTTGCAATTACAACAATTTTTAATGGATAAGTGA
- the ubiE gene encoding bifunctional demethylmenaquinone methyltransferase/2-methoxy-6-polyprenyl-1,4-benzoquinol methylase UbiE: protein MDKQEKIIEMFNSIAPSYDRANRILSLGIDIAWRKDACKKALSMQQNKHLKIADIACGTGDMILHWEQYKDTKEVEYFGIDPSKGMLEVAKEKLKDLLENNRAKIFIGQAQNLEMLEDESMDIVSIAYGIRNVVGLDEALSEFARVLKPRGLLVILEFTKKEQKGLMDKMMGFYTKKILPFIGGIISRNYKAYAYLPDSIDGFLSNKDLIEKIENNGLKIKMLKSYSANISTLFIATKE, encoded by the coding sequence ATGGATAAGCAAGAAAAAATTATAGAAATGTTTAATAGCATTGCGCCTAGCTATGATAGAGCAAATCGGATTTTAAGTCTTGGAATTGATATTGCATGGAGAAAAGATGCATGCAAAAAGGCTTTGTCAATGCAACAAAATAAGCATTTAAAAATCGCAGATATTGCCTGTGGGACAGGAGATATGATTTTACATTGGGAGCAATACAAAGATACAAAAGAGGTAGAGTATTTTGGAATTGATCCTTCAAAAGGAATGCTTGAAGTTGCAAAAGAAAAACTAAAAGATTTATTAGAAAATAATAGGGCAAAGATTTTTATTGGACAGGCACAGAATCTAGAAATGCTTGAAGATGAGAGTATGGATATTGTTTCTATTGCTTATGGAATTAGGAATGTTGTTGGACTTGATGAAGCGCTTAGCGAATTTGCACGTGTTCTGAAACCACGAGGATTGCTTGTAATTTTAGAATTTACTAAAAAAGAGCAAAAAGGGTTAATGGATAAAATGATGGGGTTTTATACAAAAAAAATTTTACCATTTATTGGCGGAATAATATCGCGTAATTATAAGGCATATGCATATTTACCTGATTCTATTGATGGTTTTTTAAGCAATAAAGATCTGATAGAAAAAATTGAAAATAATGGCCTGAAAATCAAGATGCTAAAAAGTTATAGCGCAAATATTTCGACATTATTTATTGCGACCAAGGAGTAA
- a CDS encoding cation:dicarboxylate symporter family transporter: MQNSFLGTFVMISQWQTLGVLFVLFMLFFMLKKMQDKQIDFSVRMLIGLFCGICFGIGLQFMAGYPSQEEIKNITWLYELRNWFGFFGDAFVGFIKMLVIPIIGISIIKVMLDIDKDIKLSSLLTRALFWILFTAAIAGCVGVFLGYSFHLGLHVNGFEPQGEIREVKNLTQILLGLIPSNIIDSMLKNNVIALVVFAFLIGFGAKALSREEGLKDAYGVFEKFITAMHKIIMDMTLFIIRFMPYAVICMMSEVLLSNGLEAIKTAVDFVILIYIAMMAMFVVYAIILLFMGLNPLMFFKKALPVFVFAFTSRSSVGTLPLNISTLHNKLGVSTGVANFVASIGTTIGINGCAGYFPAFVAIFIANTLGVQIDFSFIVMIVLMVVLGSLGIAGVPGAATMAASIMLTGIGFGDHFMLLSIVLAIDPIIDMARTTSNVAGAMVSAICTDKGMGSLNKEVYNG, from the coding sequence ATGCAAAATAGTTTTTTGGGGACATTTGTAATGATTTCTCAATGGCAAACATTGGGGGTTTTATTTGTATTATTTATGTTATTTTTTATGCTAAAAAAGATGCAGGATAAGCAGATTGATTTTTCTGTGCGTATGCTGATTGGATTATTTTGTGGAATCTGTTTTGGAATAGGGTTGCAGTTTATGGCAGGATATCCAAGTCAAGAAGAAATAAAAAATATTACATGGCTTTATGAATTGAGAAATTGGTTTGGATTTTTTGGCGATGCTTTTGTAGGTTTTATCAAAATGCTTGTAATTCCAATTATTGGAATTTCTATTATTAAAGTAATGCTTGATATTGATAAAGATATTAAGCTTTCTTCTTTACTTACTAGAGCGTTATTTTGGATTTTATTTACTGCAGCAATTGCGGGATGTGTAGGTGTATTTTTGGGATATAGTTTTCATTTGGGCTTACATGTTAATGGTTTTGAACCACAAGGTGAGATTAGAGAAGTAAAAAATCTTACGCAAATTTTATTAGGACTTATACCAAGCAATATTATAGATTCTATGCTAAAAAATAATGTAATTGCTTTAGTGGTATTTGCATTTTTGATTGGCTTTGGTGCTAAGGCATTAAGTAGGGAAGAAGGGCTAAAAGATGCTTATGGTGTGTTTGAAAAATTTATCACAGCAATGCATAAAATTATTATGGATATGACTTTATTTATTATTCGCTTTATGCCTTATGCAGTGATTTGTATGATGAGTGAGGTTTTGTTGTCTAATGGTTTAGAAGCAATTAAAACCGCGGTTGATTTTGTTATTTTGATTTATATTGCGATGATGGCGATGTTTGTAGTCTATGCAATTATTTTACTTTTTATGGGGCTTAATCCTTTGATGTTTTTTAAAAAAGCTTTACCAGTTTTTGTGTTTGCATTTACAAGTCGTTCTTCTGTAGGGACATTGCCATTAAATATTTCTACCTTGCATAATAAACTTGGAGTGAGTACAGGAGTGGCAAATTTTGTGGCTTCTATTGGCACTACGATAGGAATTAATGGTTGTGCGGGATATTTTCCTGCTTTTGTAGCAATTTTTATTGCAAATACTTTGGGGGTACAGATTGATTTTAGTTTTATTGTAATGATTGTTTTGATGGTGGTGTTAGGGTCTTTAGGGATTGCAGGTGTGCCAGGAGCAGCAACAATGGCAGCAAGCATTATGCTAACGGGTATTGGATTTGGAGATCATTTTATGTTATTAAGCATTGTACTTGCAATTGATCCTATTATTGATATGGCAAGGACTACAAGTAATGTAGCAGGTGCCATGGTATCAGCAATTTGTACAGATAAGGGAATGGGTAGTTTGAATAAGGAGGTGTATAATGGATGA
- the xseB gene encoding exodeoxyribonuclease VII small subunit: MDETQSFEKKVEKIKEILSQLNHDDLSLKEGVLLYKEGISILQEAQKMLENAQIEYEEIKSQIKG, encoded by the coding sequence ATGGATGAGACACAAAGCTTTGAAAAAAAAGTAGAAAAAATTAAAGAAATTTTGTCGCAATTAAATCATGACGATCTTAGTCTTAAAGAAGGGGTGTTGCTTTATAAAGAGGGGATTAGTATTTTACAAGAAGCACAAAAAATGCTAGAAAATGCACAAATTGAGTATGAAGAAATTAAAAGTCAGATAAAAGGATA